One Pseudomonas brassicacearum genomic region harbors:
- a CDS encoding cysteine hydrolase family protein, whose product MQRFTRRFLAACAFSGIVASTGALAEAHPTIRAMSGAQPTSELPAGKTALLVIDFQNEYFTGKMLIPDGAAALANARELIKFADEHKMPVYHVQHIAPAGSPVFAKDGQTVKFHPDMQPRAQDVVLQKTTVSVFDSTDLDKRLKSAGIENLIISGLMTHACVAGAARDAAPLGYNVLVASDASATRAITRVNGDAIDKDSLHKAALAEVEDTFGDVMATNQIIQLPVR is encoded by the coding sequence ATGCAACGTTTCACCCGCCGCTTCCTCGCCGCCTGTGCATTTTCCGGCATTGTCGCCAGCACTGGCGCATTGGCCGAAGCCCATCCAACCATTCGAGCCATGTCCGGTGCACAGCCGACCAGCGAATTGCCTGCCGGTAAAACCGCGTTACTGGTGATCGATTTTCAGAACGAATACTTCACCGGTAAGATGCTGATCCCCGATGGCGCTGCGGCGCTGGCCAATGCCCGGGAGCTGATTAAGTTCGCAGATGAACACAAGATGCCGGTCTACCATGTCCAGCACATTGCACCTGCAGGTTCGCCTGTGTTCGCGAAGGATGGCCAAACCGTGAAGTTCCACCCAGACATGCAACCCAGGGCTCAGGATGTGGTGTTGCAGAAAACCACCGTCAGCGTCTTCGACAGCACCGATCTGGACAAGCGCCTGAAGAGCGCAGGTATCGAGAACCTGATCATCTCGGGCCTCATGACCCATGCGTGTGTGGCCGGTGCTGCCCGTGATGCGGCGCCTCTGGGCTACAACGTACTGGTCGCTTCCGATGCATCGGCGACCCGCGCGATTACCCGGGTCAACGGTGACGCAATAGACAAGGATTCTTTGCACAAAGCCGCGTTGGCTGAAGTCGAGGACACTTTCGGTGATGTGATGGCTACCAACCAGATCATCCAGTTACCGGTGCGCTAA
- a CDS encoding LysR family transcriptional regulator, producing the protein MNQMLAMRVFRCIVEAQGFSAAAERLNTTHSSVSRHLQQLESALGVRLVNRNTRSMSPTAAGERYYAACVDILDRVDAASQAVSLEQQRPSGLLRISVPLAVGTLELARWLPAFQQRYPDIQVDLSCSDPLVDLVAEGFDVALRICGPLADSSLVARLLSVSPLVLVAAPSYVFKAGLARHVVDLNEHRLLTYASATQWSLVNEGGESITLDCHSAFHTDTITALHACALAGGGIAAFTLATVQDDLLTGRLVRILPDYTLGVRHYYALFPNARNLPAKVRAFVDFMAQYYQDQG; encoded by the coding sequence ATGAACCAGATGCTCGCCATGCGTGTGTTCCGCTGCATTGTAGAAGCCCAGGGGTTTTCGGCTGCGGCTGAGCGGCTCAATACCACCCACTCTTCAGTGTCGCGACACTTGCAGCAACTGGAGTCTGCGCTAGGCGTGCGTCTGGTCAATCGTAATACCCGGAGCATGAGCCCCACGGCGGCTGGCGAACGGTATTACGCGGCTTGCGTGGATATTCTCGATCGTGTTGATGCAGCATCCCAAGCGGTATCCCTTGAGCAGCAACGTCCCTCGGGATTGCTTCGAATCAGCGTGCCGCTGGCGGTGGGCACCTTGGAATTGGCTCGTTGGCTGCCGGCTTTCCAGCAGCGTTATCCAGACATCCAGGTCGATCTGTCCTGTTCTGATCCTCTTGTCGATCTGGTGGCCGAAGGGTTTGATGTGGCGTTACGGATTTGTGGGCCGCTGGCCGATAGCAGTCTTGTCGCGCGCTTGCTCAGTGTTTCGCCGCTGGTCCTGGTAGCGGCGCCGTCCTATGTATTCAAGGCGGGGCTGGCTCGCCATGTCGTTGATCTCAACGAGCACCGCCTGTTGACGTATGCATCGGCTACCCAGTGGTCGCTGGTCAATGAAGGGGGTGAGTCGATCACCCTGGACTGTCACAGCGCCTTTCATACGGACACCATCACCGCCTTGCATGCCTGTGCCCTGGCGGGTGGGGGCATTGCTGCGTTCACCCTGGCGACGGTGCAGGATGACCTGCTGACAGGGCGGCTGGTTCGGATTCTGCCTGATTACACCCTTGGGGTGCGGCATTACTACGCGCTTTTTCCTAATGCCCGAAACTTGCCTGCCAAGGTCCGAGCGTTTGTCGATTTCATGGCTCAGTACTACCAGGACCAGGGCTGA
- a CDS encoding metal-sensing transcriptional repressor: MNAHDHEHPHQSHAAIIKRLKRADGHLRSIITMIEEGRECVDIAQQLHAVEKAVCQAKRTLIQDHIDHCLEDTVASLNNGERAPLEAFKQITKYL, from the coding sequence ATGAATGCGCACGATCATGAACATCCCCACCAAAGCCATGCAGCGATCATCAAGCGCCTCAAGCGGGCGGACGGCCACTTGCGCAGCATTATCACGATGATCGAAGAGGGCCGTGAGTGCGTGGATATCGCCCAGCAGTTACATGCGGTGGAAAAAGCGGTGTGCCAGGCCAAGCGAACGTTGATCCAGGATCACATCGATCATTGCCTGGAGGACACCGTTGCGTCGCTGAATAACGGCGAGCGCGCTCCGCTGGAAGCCTTCAAACAAATCACCAAGTACCTCTAG
- a CDS encoding nickel/cobalt efflux protein RcnA translates to MPNFAELLQQGGAHAWLYFPSAILLGALHGLEPGHSKTMMAAFIVAIRGSVKQAVLLGLAATLSHTAVVWLVAIGGMYLGQGLDAETTEPYFQLASSALIIAIALWMLWRTWRGERVFRFEHEHEHHHHHDHDHDHDHDHAHSEPEGLALPLEGYQDAHEQAHASDIRKRFTNREVTTGQIIMFGLTGGLIPCPAAITVLLLCLQVKEVALGGLLVLCFSIGLAITLVTVGAAAAIGARQASNRWPWLGTVARRAPYLSSVLIIGVGLYVGIHGWIGLNA, encoded by the coding sequence ATGCCCAATTTTGCTGAACTGCTGCAACAGGGGGGCGCTCACGCCTGGCTGTATTTCCCCAGCGCTATCTTGCTGGGCGCGCTACATGGTCTTGAGCCGGGCCATTCCAAAACCATGATGGCGGCGTTTATCGTGGCCATCCGGGGCTCGGTCAAGCAGGCGGTGTTGTTGGGTTTGGCGGCGACGCTTTCCCACACCGCCGTGGTGTGGTTGGTTGCTATCGGCGGCATGTACCTCGGCCAGGGGCTGGATGCCGAAACCACAGAGCCTTATTTCCAACTGGCGTCTTCTGCGCTGATCATTGCCATCGCGTTGTGGATGTTGTGGCGTACCTGGCGCGGTGAGCGGGTGTTCAGGTTCGAGCATGAGCATGAGCACCACCATCATCACGATCACGATCACGATCACGATCACGACCATGCCCATTCGGAACCCGAAGGTCTGGCGCTGCCGCTGGAAGGCTACCAGGATGCCCATGAGCAGGCGCATGCCAGCGACATCCGCAAGCGCTTCACCAACCGGGAGGTCACCACGGGCCAGATCATCATGTTCGGCCTGACGGGCGGCCTGATTCCGTGCCCCGCGGCCATTACCGTCCTGCTGTTGTGCCTCCAGGTCAAAGAGGTCGCGCTGGGCGGCCTGCTCGTCCTGTGCTTCAGCATCGGCCTGGCGATTACCCTGGTCACGGTGGGTGCCGCCGCGGCCATTGGCGCAAGGCAGGCCTCCAATCGCTGGCCTTGGCTGGGCACCGTTGCCCGACGCGCACCGTACCTGTCCAGCGTGTTGATCATCGGTGTCGGTCTATACGTGGGTATCCACGGCTGGATCGGCTTGAATGCATAG
- a CDS encoding LysR substrate-binding domain-containing protein: MQLKWLDDLLAIAEWKNFSRAAEVRCVTQSALSRRIQSLEEWVGVKLVDRGTYPVQLTAAGITFCDESREALAGLLRLRSTLRDVERMPGRSIQITAGHSLSMTFLPKWLTQFQQHNEQFNARVVAANIHDAVIALEEGSCDLMMVYHHPLAPILLDAERFGSLILGHDAFIPLCAPNSKGEPLFRLPGRSGKPVPYLAYTATTFLGRVADIVIKNGPAPTALERCYEADMAMLLMRMAIEGYGVAWLPQSAVVDELERGLLVRAGDEQWSTRLEIRSYCAIANRNPTMRKLWKTLEGLRCIGQAAHPLRWKMRTDQ; this comes from the coding sequence ATGCAACTCAAATGGCTGGACGATCTTCTGGCGATTGCCGAATGGAAGAACTTCTCCCGCGCGGCCGAAGTTCGTTGCGTGACGCAGTCGGCCCTGTCACGCCGAATCCAATCCCTCGAGGAATGGGTGGGGGTCAAGCTGGTGGACCGAGGTACCTACCCCGTCCAGCTCACGGCCGCGGGCATCACCTTCTGTGATGAAAGCAGAGAGGCGCTCGCCGGTTTACTCCGGTTGCGTTCGACATTGCGCGACGTTGAACGAATGCCGGGGCGCTCCATCCAGATCACCGCCGGTCACAGCCTGTCGATGACCTTCCTGCCGAAATGGCTCACCCAGTTCCAGCAACACAACGAGCAGTTCAATGCTCGCGTGGTGGCCGCCAACATCCACGACGCCGTCATTGCGTTGGAAGAAGGCAGCTGCGATTTGATGATGGTCTACCACCATCCACTCGCCCCGATCCTGCTGGACGCCGAACGCTTCGGCAGCCTGATTCTTGGTCATGACGCGTTCATCCCCTTGTGTGCGCCCAACTCTAAAGGCGAACCGCTGTTCCGCCTGCCCGGCCGCTCCGGCAAACCCGTCCCTTACCTGGCGTACACCGCCACGACTTTTCTGGGGCGCGTGGCGGACATCGTCATCAAGAACGGCCCCGCCCCCACCGCCCTGGAGCGCTGCTATGAAGCCGACATGGCGATGCTGCTCATGCGCATGGCCATCGAAGGCTACGGCGTAGCCTGGTTGCCACAAAGCGCAGTGGTCGACGAGTTGGAGCGCGGGCTATTGGTGCGGGCTGGGGATGAGCAATGGAGCACCCGATTGGAGATTCGATCATATTGCGCGATTGCCAATCGCAATCCGACGATGCGTAAGCTTTGGAAGACGTTGGAGGGGCTTCGTTGTATCGGCCAGGCAGCGCACCCATTGCGCTGGAAGATGCGAACTGATCAATGA
- a CDS encoding dicarboxylate/amino acid:cation symporter, with translation MKKNKLPRRIAMGIALGVLVGWACHHFAGSEQSAKEIAAYFSMVTDIFLRMIKMIIAPLVFATLVGGIASMGNSRSVGRIGARAMAWFVTASVVSLLIGMGLVNLFQPGAGLNMDVAQHATAAVPVNTGDFSLKAFIGHVFPRSIAEAMANNEILQIVVFSLFFGFALAAVKRAGYTRITDSIEELAKVMFKITDYVMAFAPIGVFAAIASAITTQGLGLLVDYGKLIAEFYLGILILWALLFGAGYLFLGRSVFHLGKLIREPILLAFSTASSESAYPKTIEALEKFGAPKRISSFVLPLGYSFNLDGSMMYQAFAILFIAQAYNIDLSFTQQLLILLTLMITSKGMAGVARASVVVVAATLPMFNLPEAGLLLIIGIDQFLDMARTATNVVGNSIATAVVAKSEPLEEAVEDDDVHSPVRPRSEPVPVA, from the coding sequence GTGAAGAAGAATAAGCTCCCACGTCGAATTGCAATGGGCATTGCCCTGGGCGTGCTGGTGGGTTGGGCGTGTCACCATTTCGCAGGGAGCGAGCAAAGTGCCAAAGAGATAGCCGCTTATTTCTCGATGGTCACCGACATTTTCCTGCGCATGATCAAGATGATCATCGCGCCCCTGGTTTTCGCGACGCTGGTCGGTGGTATCGCCAGCATGGGCAATTCCCGTTCCGTAGGAAGAATTGGTGCCCGGGCGATGGCCTGGTTCGTCACTGCTTCAGTTGTGTCGCTGCTGATTGGGATGGGCCTGGTCAATCTGTTTCAACCCGGCGCCGGGCTGAATATGGACGTGGCCCAGCATGCAACGGCTGCCGTTCCAGTCAACACTGGCGATTTCAGTCTCAAGGCGTTCATTGGCCACGTGTTTCCTCGCAGCATTGCCGAGGCGATGGCCAACAATGAGATCCTTCAGATCGTGGTGTTCTCGCTGTTCTTCGGCTTCGCCCTGGCCGCTGTGAAACGGGCCGGTTATACCCGGATCACGGATTCCATCGAAGAGTTGGCGAAGGTGATGTTCAAGATCACCGACTACGTGATGGCCTTCGCACCGATTGGGGTGTTTGCCGCCATCGCCTCGGCCATCACTACCCAGGGGCTTGGCTTGCTGGTGGATTACGGCAAGCTGATTGCCGAGTTCTATCTCGGGATCCTGATCCTGTGGGCGTTGTTGTTCGGTGCCGGCTACCTGTTTCTCGGGCGCTCCGTTTTCCACCTGGGCAAGCTCATTCGCGAGCCGATTCTCCTGGCCTTTTCGACCGCCAGCAGCGAGTCCGCCTACCCGAAAACCATTGAAGCGCTGGAGAAGTTCGGTGCACCAAAGCGCATCTCCAGCTTCGTGTTGCCCCTGGGTTATTCGTTCAACCTGGACGGCTCGATGATGTACCAGGCGTTCGCTATCCTGTTCATCGCCCAGGCCTACAACATTGACCTGAGTTTCACCCAGCAACTGCTGATTCTCCTGACGCTGATGATCACCAGCAAGGGCATGGCCGGTGTTGCTCGCGCTTCGGTCGTCGTGGTCGCGGCCACGCTGCCGATGTTCAATCTTCCCGAGGCGGGGCTGTTGTTGATCATCGGTATCGACCAGTTCCTGGACATGGCTCGCACGGCCACCAACGTGGTGGGCAACAGCATCGCGACGGCTGTGGTCGCCAAGTCCGAACCTCTGGAAGAAGCCGTTGAGGACGACGACGTACATTCCCCCGTTCGGCCTCGATCCGAACCGGTTCCGGTTGCTTGA
- a CDS encoding amino acid racemase, giving the protein MKVKAKSSRQASVVRKLGIVGGLGSLAGGDLFYKLVKSRAVLEDQGRYHFLFEQHPFKDVLLPLDQGANMTSRKFYVFQVCKSFEASGFDAVMLPCFASHTFRAEIQEELGIPVLDMMAALTRHVRHTVAPQTTLGVIASDFVRHCGLFERHLGQHFKIVYPDADAQSGLMEAMYGLNGIKDGHLEGVPLEAVYQACLSLQAQGATVILPGMTELSLVCADLQRRGITVLDINEIYADFATLDHHQPRRPPFKLGIVGGIGPAATVDFMAKVVANTPAGKDQDHIKMVVEQNPQIPDRTANLLRDETDPTLALYATCKRLESAGANAIAMPCNTAHAFVERIQAHLRVPIVNMLTETVEWIVHRYGSGKTIGLLATSGTVQSQVYHQAARRAGLQILTPGVDYQAIVMEAIYGPRGIKAGFTQGLCKEQLLLAAEHLCELGAGVLILGCTELPLVLDHCEAFDINGHTVALVDPTTILALKCIALAEKTAKPTDVPKALSSVATLSI; this is encoded by the coding sequence ATGAAGGTGAAAGCGAAGTCGAGCCGCCAGGCTTCTGTTGTCCGCAAGCTGGGCATCGTCGGTGGGCTTGGGTCACTGGCCGGGGGCGATCTGTTCTACAAGTTGGTCAAGTCCCGAGCGGTACTCGAGGATCAAGGTCGCTACCACTTCCTCTTCGAGCAGCACCCGTTCAAGGACGTGCTGCTGCCCCTGGATCAAGGCGCGAACATGACGTCGCGCAAGTTCTATGTGTTCCAGGTGTGCAAGTCGTTCGAGGCAAGCGGTTTCGATGCGGTGATGCTGCCGTGCTTCGCCAGCCATACCTTTCGCGCTGAGATCCAGGAGGAACTGGGCATTCCGGTACTGGACATGATGGCCGCCTTGACCCGGCACGTCCGCCATACGGTAGCGCCGCAGACGACGCTGGGGGTCATCGCCTCCGACTTCGTGCGCCATTGCGGCTTGTTCGAACGGCATCTCGGGCAACACTTCAAGATTGTCTACCCCGACGCTGATGCTCAATCGGGTTTGATGGAGGCCATGTACGGCCTCAACGGGATCAAGGACGGCCACTTGGAAGGCGTACCGCTTGAAGCGGTCTACCAGGCTTGCCTCTCGCTGCAGGCCCAAGGCGCAACGGTGATCCTGCCCGGCATGACCGAACTTTCCCTCGTCTGTGCCGACTTGCAGCGGCGCGGCATCACCGTGCTGGACATCAATGAGATTTACGCTGACTTCGCGACGCTGGATCATCATCAGCCCAGACGCCCGCCCTTCAAACTGGGCATCGTCGGCGGCATCGGGCCTGCCGCCACGGTGGATTTCATGGCCAAGGTGGTAGCCAATACGCCAGCGGGAAAGGATCAGGACCACATCAAGATGGTGGTCGAGCAAAATCCGCAGATACCGGACCGAACGGCCAACCTGCTTCGGGATGAAACCGATCCGACCCTGGCGCTGTACGCCACCTGCAAACGCCTTGAAAGCGCGGGTGCCAACGCCATCGCGATGCCCTGCAATACCGCCCATGCGTTCGTCGAGCGCATCCAGGCGCACCTGCGGGTGCCCATCGTGAACATGCTGACCGAGACGGTGGAGTGGATCGTGCACAGGTATGGTTCGGGCAAGACGATAGGGCTGCTGGCGACATCCGGTACTGTGCAAAGCCAGGTCTATCACCAGGCCGCGCGCCGCGCCGGACTCCAGATACTTACGCCCGGCGTCGATTATCAGGCGATAGTCATGGAGGCCATCTACGGGCCGCGCGGTATCAAGGCCGGTTTCACTCAAGGACTCTGCAAGGAGCAACTGTTGCTGGCGGCCGAGCACCTGTGTGAGCTGGGGGCGGGAGTCCTGATTCTGGGGTGTACGGAGTTACCGCTGGTGCTCGACCATTGCGAGGCGTTCGATATTAATGGGCATACCGTGGCCCTGGTCGACCCGACGACGATCCTGGCCCTGAAGTGCATCGCGTTGGCCGAGAAAACCGCAAAACCAACGGACGTTCCGAAAGCCCTTTCGAGCGTTGCAACGCTTTCAATCTAA
- the codA gene encoding cytosine deaminase: protein MHIINARLRNREGLHELHLENGLIANIARQTEAPSLGPEDLDAGGNLVVPPFVEPHIHLDATLTAGEPRWNMSGTLFEGIECWGERKATITQEDTKTRAKKTIQALAAHGIQHVRTHIDVTDPELTALKAMLEVREESRHLVDMQIVAFPQEGIESYRNGRELMEEAIRMGADVVGGIPHFEYTRDQGVSSVKFLMDLAERTGCLVDVHCDETDDPHSRFLEVLAEEARSRDMGARVTASHTTAMGSYDNAYCAKLFRLLGHSGISFVSCPTESIHLQGRFDNFPKRRGVTRVNELLEAGMNVCFGQDSIVDPWYPLGNGNILRVLEAGLHICHMLGYRNLQSALDLVTDNSAKAMALGERYGLEPGRPANLLILSADSDYEVIRSQGLPLYSIRNGEVLMKRQMPVVEFAPQLG, encoded by the coding sequence ATGCACATCATCAACGCCCGCCTGCGCAACCGCGAAGGCTTGCATGAACTGCACCTGGAAAACGGCCTGATCGCCAACATCGCCCGCCAGACCGAGGCCCCCAGCCTGGGCCCGGAAGACCTCGATGCCGGCGGTAATCTGGTGGTGCCGCCCTTCGTCGAGCCGCACATCCACCTGGACGCGACCCTCACCGCCGGCGAACCGCGCTGGAACATGAGCGGCACGCTGTTCGAAGGCATCGAGTGCTGGGGCGAACGCAAGGCCACCATCACCCAGGAAGACACCAAGACGCGCGCAAAAAAAACCATCCAGGCCCTCGCCGCCCACGGCATCCAGCATGTGCGCACCCACATCGACGTGACCGACCCTGAACTCACGGCCCTCAAGGCGATGCTGGAAGTGCGCGAGGAAAGCCGTCACCTGGTCGACATGCAGATCGTCGCGTTTCCCCAGGAAGGCATCGAGTCTTACCGCAACGGCCGCGAGCTGATGGAAGAAGCGATCCGCATGGGCGCCGACGTGGTGGGCGGCATTCCGCATTTCGAGTACACCCGCGACCAGGGCGTCAGCTCGGTGAAGTTCCTGATGGACCTGGCCGAACGCACCGGTTGCCTGGTGGATGTGCATTGCGACGAAACCGACGATCCGCATTCGCGCTTCCTCGAAGTACTCGCCGAAGAAGCCCGCAGTCGCGACATGGGCGCAAGGGTCACCGCCAGCCACACCACGGCCATGGGCTCCTACGACAACGCCTACTGCGCCAAGCTGTTTCGCTTGCTCGGCCACTCGGGCATCAGCTTCGTCTCCTGCCCCACCGAAAGCATTCACTTGCAAGGCCGCTTCGATAACTTCCCCAAACGCCGCGGCGTCACCCGGGTCAATGAACTGCTCGAAGCCGGCATGAACGTATGCTTTGGCCAGGACTCCATCGTCGATCCGTGGTATCCGCTGGGCAACGGCAACATCCTGCGAGTATTGGAAGCCGGGCTGCATATCTGTCACATGCTCGGCTACCGCAACCTGCAAAGCGCCCTCGACCTGGTCACCGACAACAGCGCCAAGGCCATGGCCCTGGGCGAGCGCTATGGCCTGGAACCCGGGCGCCCGGCGAACCTGCTGATCCTGTCGGCCGACAGTGATTACGAAGTGATCCGCAGCCAGGGGTTGCCGCTCTACTCGATTCGCAACGGTGAAGTGCTGATGAAGCGACAAATGCCGGTCGTGGAGTTTGCCCCGCAGTTGGGCTGA
- the codB gene encoding cytosine permease has product MTQNDPGNDYPLSEVPMHARKGLASTAMVLLGFTFFTATMFAGGKLGVAFGFAEMLTVIIIGNLLLGLYAAGLGYIAFKSGLNSVLMGRFCFGEVGSKLSDLILGFTQIGWYAWGTATAAVVLGKYFELDQGTVLGLMVLFGLGFCATAYVGYRGLEILSYIAVPAMMLLLMLSMWVATVKVGGLDGLLAVVPTGSLDWSTAITLVFGTFVSGATQATNWTRFSRSAKVAVLASLIGFFVGNGLMVLIGAYGAIVYQQPDVVEVLLLQGFAMAAMAMLLLNIWSTQDNTIYNFAVAGCNLLRTRRRKTVTLGGAVIGTLLALLGMYDLLVPYLILLGTVIPPIGGVIMADFFFRWRGRYPRLAEAQLPAFNWPGLLAYGLGTVAAFNSPWVAPLVGIATGALTYVLLIGVMGTRTADAPLQDL; this is encoded by the coding sequence ATGACTCAGAACGATCCGGGCAACGACTATCCCTTGAGCGAAGTCCCGATGCATGCCCGCAAGGGCCTGGCCTCCACGGCCATGGTGCTGCTGGGTTTCACCTTTTTCACCGCCACGATGTTTGCCGGGGGCAAGCTGGGGGTGGCGTTCGGTTTTGCCGAAATGCTCACGGTCATCATCATCGGCAACCTGCTGCTGGGCCTCTATGCCGCGGGCCTGGGCTACATCGCGTTCAAGAGCGGGCTCAATTCGGTGCTGATGGGGCGCTTCTGCTTTGGCGAGGTGGGCAGCAAGCTCAGCGACTTGATCCTGGGCTTCACCCAGATCGGCTGGTACGCCTGGGGCACGGCGACTGCCGCCGTGGTGCTGGGCAAGTATTTCGAATTGGACCAGGGCACCGTGCTGGGCCTGATGGTGCTGTTCGGCCTGGGATTCTGCGCCACGGCCTACGTGGGTTATCGCGGGCTGGAAATCCTTTCGTACATCGCCGTGCCAGCCATGATGTTGCTGCTGATGCTGTCGATGTGGGTGGCGACGGTGAAGGTCGGCGGCCTCGACGGCTTGCTGGCGGTGGTGCCGACGGGCAGCCTCGACTGGTCCACCGCCATCACGCTGGTGTTCGGCACCTTCGTCAGCGGCGCGACCCAGGCCACCAATTGGACGCGCTTCTCCCGTTCGGCGAAGGTCGCGGTGCTGGCGAGCCTGATCGGCTTCTTCGTCGGCAACGGCCTGATGGTGCTGATCGGCGCCTACGGGGCCATCGTCTATCAACAACCGGACGTGGTCGAAGTGTTGCTGTTGCAGGGTTTCGCCATGGCGGCGATGGCCATGCTGCTGCTCAACATCTGGAGCACCCAGGACAACACCATCTACAACTTCGCCGTGGCCGGTTGCAACCTGCTGCGTACCCGTCGACGCAAAACCGTGACCCTCGGTGGCGCCGTGATCGGCACGCTGCTGGCCCTGCTGGGCATGTACGATCTGCTGGTGCCGTACCTGATTCTGCTGGGCACCGTGATCCCGCCCATTGGTGGCGTGATCATGGCCGATTTCTTTTTCCGCTGGCGCGGTCGCTATCCACGCCTGGCCGAAGCACAGCTGCCGGCGTTCAACTGGCCTGGGCTGCTGGCCTATGGGCTTGGCACCGTCGCCGCGTTCAATTCGCCATGGGTCGCACCACTGGTAGGAATCGCCACTGGCGCGCTAACGTATGTGCTATTGATCGGCGTAATGGGTACTCGCACCGCCGACGCACCACTACAAGACCTATAA
- a CDS encoding alpha/beta fold hydrolase, translating to MTNWPLDQEFDFNGHCIRYAIHGDGPPLVFVHGTPFSSYVWHRIAPLFFATHRVHYFDLLGYGQSAQPDADVSLGVQNQLLTQLLEHWGLDCPDVVAHDFGGATALRTHLLNGKNYRSLTLIDPVALSPWGSPFVQHVRQHEAAFSGLPDYIQRAIVPTYIRGAIKRNIPDEELAPYVQPWLGETGQAAFYRQIAQMDERYTREAEGLYPNVRCPTQILWGEDDQWIPIERGRALQRLIPGAQLHPVPNAGHLVQEDAPEAIVAAVLRFLALPPCT from the coding sequence ATGACCAACTGGCCGCTGGATCAGGAATTCGACTTCAACGGGCACTGCATTCGCTACGCCATCCACGGCGATGGCCCGCCGTTGGTGTTTGTCCACGGCACGCCCTTTTCTTCCTACGTGTGGCACCGAATCGCCCCGCTGTTCTTCGCCACCCACAGGGTGCATTACTTCGATCTGCTGGGTTATGGCCAGTCCGCGCAACCGGATGCCGACGTGTCCCTCGGCGTGCAAAACCAGCTGCTCACGCAACTGCTGGAGCACTGGGGCCTGGACTGCCCGGACGTGGTGGCCCATGACTTTGGCGGCGCCACCGCCCTGCGCACGCATCTGCTCAACGGCAAGAATTACCGCAGCCTGACGCTGATCGACCCGGTGGCGCTGTCGCCTTGGGGCTCACCTTTCGTGCAGCATGTACGCCAGCATGAAGCGGCCTTCAGCGGCCTGCCCGACTATATTCAGCGGGCCATCGTGCCCACCTATATCCGCGGCGCGATCAAACGGAACATCCCCGACGAAGAGTTGGCGCCCTACGTGCAGCCGTGGCTGGGCGAGACCGGCCAAGCGGCGTTCTATCGGCAGATCGCGCAGATGGACGAACGCTATACCCGTGAAGCCGAGGGCCTGTATCCGAACGTGCGCTGCCCGACCCAGATCCTTTGGGGGGAGGATGACCAGTGGATCCCCATCGAGCGCGGCCGGGCTCTGCAACGGTTGATCCCGGGGGCACAATTGCACCCCGTTCCGAATGCCGGGCACTTGGTTCAGGAGGACGCACCGGAAGCCATCGTGGCGGCGGTGTTGCGGTTTCTGGCGTTGCCCCCTTGCACCTGA
- the queD gene encoding 6-carboxytetrahydropterin synthase QueD — translation MEIFKEFTFESAHRLPHVPEGHKCGRLHGHSFKVAIHLSGDIDPHTGWIRDFSEIKAIFKPLYERLDHNYLNDIPGLENPTSEVLAKWIWNELKPLLPELSAIRIHETCTSGCIYHGE, via the coding sequence GTGGAAATCTTCAAAGAATTTACCTTCGAATCCGCCCACCGCCTGCCCCACGTGCCGGAAGGCCATAAGTGCGGCCGCCTTCATGGCCACTCGTTCAAGGTGGCGATCCACCTGAGCGGTGACATCGACCCGCACACCGGCTGGATTCGTGACTTCTCGGAGATCAAGGCGATCTTCAAGCCGCTCTACGAGCGCCTGGACCACAACTACCTCAACGACATCCCCGGCCTGGAAAACCCCACCAGCGAAGTCCTGGCCAAGTGGATCTGGAACGAGTTGAAGCCGTTGCTGCCGGAGCTCAGCGCCATTCGTATCCATGAGACCTGCACCAGCGGTTGCATCTATCACGGCGAATAA
- a CDS encoding PepSY domain-containing protein — MNRLTALFLATFMALSTGLAHARDLNDDEARKLQDAGTILSVEKLNAIALAEHPGATLTDTELEEEYGRYIYQVDMRDTQGIDWDLEVDAVTGKVLKNHQDT; from the coding sequence ATGAACCGCCTGACTGCCTTGTTCCTCGCGACCTTCATGGCCCTCAGCACTGGCCTGGCTCACGCCCGAGACCTCAACGACGACGAAGCCCGCAAACTGCAAGACGCTGGTACCATTCTGTCCGTTGAAAAACTCAATGCCATTGCCCTGGCCGAACACCCTGGCGCCACCTTGACCGATACCGAGCTGGAAGAAGAGTACGGCCGGTACATTTATCAAGTGGACATGCGCGATACCCAGGGCATTGACTGGGATCTGGAAGTGGACGCCGTCACCGGCAAGGTGCTCAAGAATCATCAGGATACGTAA